In the genome of Opitutia bacterium KCR 482, one region contains:
- a CDS encoding ATP-binding cassette domain-containing protein, producing MLSCENLTVRVPNSDAPILNSATVSFAPRAMNAVIGPSGCGKTTLVKAMLKIIPSEGESYLGGVRIASGDDLSGRVGFAPQFTCVHQMLTVREAVECAFDLAVADASDRAARVESVLETVGLAEHADKRVGSLSGGQLRRMGLAVELADNPDTVVCDEVTSGLDPLSENSILDLLKKLSDERGKTFICIIHNLAKLDYFDKITVVYAGEVVFFGNLGELKEYFGIDSALSLYDTLEAFDISRWREKWRSSALAERARAEAAEWAGESGENPSDADAREARPTLFSQLKTLLSRRYRLFFRDYTYLLLTMGITFGFPLVVVIFSIGGLPQIESLALDRNLGALDELRQNLKMQMDAAYASTIATGLVLFQVVLLSLIGANNSAREIAGERALYEKERFAGLRPCAYALSKIIFAVSLALFQGVWMCMFVKLVCGFPGSAVVQCVEMAAACVAMTAVCLAFSSIFSSSDKANLVSIYLVGFQLPLSGIVLALPESLKWVCRPFISAYWGWAGYMSSMRESRIYDAYVLTKPDWDFIPSPSLALLAMGVQTAIALAVVFWGCSRRNYNA from the coding sequence ATGCTAAGCTGCGAAAATCTGACAGTGCGCGTTCCCAATTCGGACGCCCCAATTTTGAACTCCGCCACAGTGTCGTTTGCGCCCCGCGCGATGAACGCGGTCATAGGGCCGTCGGGTTGCGGAAAGACGACGCTCGTAAAGGCGATGCTCAAAATCATTCCCTCGGAGGGCGAGTCCTACTTGGGCGGGGTGCGGATTGCGTCGGGCGACGACCTTTCGGGGCGCGTCGGCTTTGCGCCGCAGTTCACGTGCGTGCACCAAATGCTCACCGTGCGCGAGGCTGTCGAATGCGCGTTCGACCTGGCGGTTGCGGACGCCTCCGACAGGGCGGCGCGGGTTGAGTCCGTCTTGGAGACCGTCGGGCTTGCCGAGCACGCCGACAAGCGGGTAGGCTCGCTTTCGGGCGGACAGCTCAGGCGCATGGGGCTTGCCGTGGAGCTTGCCGACAACCCCGACACTGTCGTTTGCGACGAGGTAACTTCGGGTCTCGACCCGCTTTCGGAAAACTCGATTCTCGACCTCCTGAAAAAGCTTTCCGACGAACGCGGCAAAACATTTATCTGCATAATCCACAACCTCGCGAAGCTCGACTACTTCGACAAAATCACGGTCGTATACGCTGGGGAGGTCGTGTTTTTCGGAAACCTCGGCGAGCTTAAAGAATACTTCGGCATAGACTCCGCGCTGTCGCTCTACGACACGCTCGAAGCGTTCGACATTTCCCGCTGGCGCGAAAAGTGGCGCAGTTCCGCCCTTGCCGAACGCGCCCGCGCCGAAGCCGCAGAATGGGCGGGGGAATCTGGCGAAAACCCGTCCGACGCCGACGCGCGGGAGGCTCGCCCGACGCTCTTTTCGCAGCTCAAAACGTTGCTCTCGCGCCGCTACCGCCTGTTTTTCCGCGACTACACATACCTGCTGCTTACGATGGGAATCACGTTCGGCTTTCCGCTTGTCGTCGTGATTTTTTCAATCGGCGGGCTTCCGCAGATTGAGAGCCTTGCGCTCGACCGCAATTTGGGCGCGCTCGACGAGCTTCGCCAAAACCTTAAAATGCAGATGGACGCCGCGTACGCCTCGACAATCGCCACGGGGCTTGTGCTCTTTCAGGTGGTTCTGCTTTCGCTGATAGGCGCGAACAACTCCGCGCGGGAGATTGCGGGCGAACGCGCCCTCTACGAAAAGGAGCGGTTTGCGGGTCTGCGCCCGTGCGCGTACGCGCTTTCGAAGATAATTTTCGCGGTGTCGCTTGCGCTGTTTCAGGGCGTGTGGATGTGCATGTTCGTAAAGCTCGTGTGCGGATTCCCGGGGTCGGCGGTTGTGCAGTGCGTGGAAATGGCGGCGGCGTGCGTTGCGATGACGGCGGTCTGCCTTGCGTTCAGCTCGATTTTTTCGTCGTCCGACAAGGCGAATTTGGTGTCGATATATTTGGTCGGCTTCCAGCTTCCGCTTTCGGGCATAGTGCTCGCGCTTCCCGAATCGCTCAAATGGGTGTGCAGGCCGTTCATCTCGGCTTACTGGGGCTGGGCGGGCTACATGTCGTCCATGCGCGAAAGCAGAATCTACGACGCCTACGTCCTCACCAAGCCCGATTGGGATTTCATTCCGTCGCCCTCTCTCGCGCTCTTGGCGATGGGCGTCCAGACCGCGATTGCGCTTGCCGTCGTGTTCTGGGGGTGCTCGCGCAGAAATTATAATGCTTGA